A region from the Tahibacter amnicola genome encodes:
- a CDS encoding non-ribosomal peptide synthetase — MSLSRPAHCVPRQQECVDALVSAGWSRQATQIAVSQSQTQLTYAELEQHVARLCGRLRALGAGRGRRVGICLERTPHLPVAVLATLRAGAAYVPLDPNYPSDRLAYMAEQSDLCVLLTESALVTVLPAHDGCTRLVLDDPAEQPALAAVTPVPADAGLAQADDAAYLIFTSGSTGRPKGVSVPHRAVANFLRSMAQEPGMAASDTLVAVTTLSFDIAVLELLLPLYSGARLEIAPTRVAADGTALRSLLESTRATVMQATPTTWRLLLEAGWRGSPQFRVLVGGEPLPADLATALALRSEGVWNLYGPTETTVWSTLWKVQRDSTTIRIGRPIRNTQVHVLDAQGLPCPFGVPGEICIGGDGLSDGYPFDAAQTAERFIADPFATEPGSRLYRTGDLGRWMSDGQLEHLGRRDHQVKLRGYRIEPGEIEHCLRDLPDVADALVTVQTVSSGEPALVAYIVARGADTPSPTALRAALRQKLPAYLIPQHIVPLTALPRLPNGKVDRGSLPVPEHAAMRVCTPSFTDPREQRLVALCRELIGQDTITGEDNFFDAGGHSLLALRLLTRLEAETGVRLNLLRLANSSLRAIAEELPDGITPDTPETPARSGFRQKLGRWLGLPGGAP, encoded by the coding sequence ATGAGCCTGAGCCGTCCGGCGCACTGCGTCCCGCGCCAGCAGGAGTGCGTCGATGCCCTGGTCAGCGCCGGGTGGAGCCGCCAGGCCACGCAGATCGCCGTCTCGCAGTCGCAGACACAGCTCACCTACGCCGAATTGGAACAGCACGTGGCCCGGCTGTGCGGCCGCCTGCGTGCGCTGGGCGCCGGCCGCGGACGGCGCGTCGGCATCTGCCTGGAACGGACACCGCACCTTCCCGTCGCCGTGCTGGCCACGCTGCGCGCCGGCGCGGCCTATGTACCGCTGGACCCGAACTACCCGTCCGACCGCCTGGCCTACATGGCCGAACAGTCGGATCTGTGCGTCCTGCTGACCGAATCAGCCCTGGTGACCGTACTGCCGGCGCACGACGGATGCACCCGGCTGGTCCTGGACGATCCGGCGGAACAGCCGGCATTGGCAGCGGTCACGCCGGTGCCGGCGGATGCGGGCCTGGCCCAGGCCGACGACGCGGCCTACCTCATCTTTACCTCCGGTTCGACCGGACGTCCCAAGGGAGTCAGCGTGCCCCACCGGGCAGTCGCCAACTTCCTGCGCAGCATGGCGCAGGAACCGGGCATGGCAGCCTCCGACACGCTGGTGGCCGTCACCACGCTGTCCTTCGATATCGCGGTACTGGAACTGCTGCTGCCGTTGTATTCGGGCGCACGGCTGGAAATCGCGCCCACCCGCGTCGCCGCCGACGGAACCGCGCTGCGCAGCCTGCTCGAATCCACCCGCGCCACGGTCATGCAGGCCACGCCGACCACCTGGCGACTCCTGCTGGAGGCAGGCTGGCGCGGATCGCCTCAATTCCGCGTGCTCGTGGGCGGCGAGCCGCTGCCGGCCGACCTCGCAACGGCGTTGGCATTGCGCAGCGAGGGTGTATGGAATCTCTACGGGCCGACGGAAACCACCGTCTGGTCGACGCTATGGAAGGTGCAGCGCGATTCCACGACGATCCGCATCGGCAGACCGATCCGCAATACCCAGGTACATGTGCTGGACGCGCAGGGTCTGCCCTGTCCGTTCGGCGTGCCGGGCGAAATCTGCATCGGTGGCGACGGGCTGAGCGACGGTTATCCCTTCGACGCGGCGCAGACGGCCGAGCGGTTTATCGCCGATCCGTTCGCGACCGAGCCCGGCAGCCGCCTGTACCGCACCGGCGACCTCGGTCGCTGGATGAGCGACGGGCAGCTCGAACACCTGGGGCGCCGCGATCACCAGGTGAAGCTGCGGGGTTATCGCATCGAACCCGGTGAGATCGAACATTGCCTGCGGGACCTGCCGGACGTGGCAGACGCGCTCGTTACGGTTCAGACAGTGAGTTCCGGCGAGCCTGCCCTGGTGGCCTACATCGTTGCACGTGGTGCGGACACGCCCAGCCCCACGGCATTGCGCGCGGCACTTCGGCAGAAGTTGCCCGCTTACCTGATTCCCCAGCACATCGTTCCGCTGACGGCCCTGCCGCGCCTTCCGAACGGCAAGGTCGACCGGGGCTCGCTACCGGTTCCAGAGCATGCGGCCATGCGTGTTTGCACACCGTCATTCACCGATCCGCGCGAGCAACGACTGGTCGCACTCTGCCGCGAGCTGATCGGCCAGGACACGATCACCGGCGAAGACAACTTCTTCGATGCTGGCGGACATTCGCTGCTGGCGCTGCGGCTGCTGACGCGCCTGGAGGCCGAAACCGGCGTACGGCTGAACCTGTTGCGCCTGGCCAACAGCTCCCTGCGCGCAATTGCCGAAGAATTGCCGGACGGTATCACGCCTGACACACCGGAAACACCGGCGCGATCCGGATTCCGCCAGAAGCTCGGTCGCTGGCTCGGCTTGCCGGGAGGTGCTCCGTGA
- a CDS encoding serine aminopeptidase domain-containing protein: MRLEPEFVNAGGHRIFAVTHYPDTPARLALLFCPPLLHEHVRSYRLFAMLGAALAQHGIATTRFDYVGSGDAEGDGSVLDLDSAETDTHYLLAHLRTRLPDTPVAVMGIRAGALVAHALATRHALPLWLWQPAQSGREWLAETRQREQEERINTRRFPFLRNGRSVPVDTDSLMGFRVGPRLVSTLDARTLPASLDDFVLLDTAERRARHGGRGLTLPPALSDWLQQIDLRAPTCAATLAGVAADMASLAGARA; encoded by the coding sequence ATGCGGCTGGAACCGGAATTCGTCAACGCCGGCGGTCACCGCATCTTCGCCGTCACGCACTATCCGGACACACCGGCGCGTCTGGCGCTGCTGTTCTGCCCGCCGCTGTTGCACGAGCATGTCCGCAGCTACCGGCTGTTCGCAATGCTCGGCGCGGCGCTGGCCCAGCACGGCATCGCCACGACGCGCTTTGATTACGTGGGCAGCGGCGATGCCGAAGGCGACGGCAGCGTGCTGGACCTGGATAGTGCCGAGACCGACACGCACTATCTGCTGGCCCACCTGCGCACCCGACTGCCTGACACACCGGTCGCGGTCATGGGTATCCGCGCCGGTGCGCTGGTGGCGCATGCGCTCGCGACCCGGCATGCCTTGCCGCTGTGGCTATGGCAACCGGCCCAGAGCGGCCGCGAATGGCTCGCCGAAACCCGGCAACGCGAGCAGGAAGAACGCATCAATACGCGGCGCTTTCCCTTCCTGCGCAATGGTCGGAGCGTGCCGGTGGATACCGACAGCCTGATGGGATTCCGGGTCGGACCGCGGCTGGTCAGCACACTGGATGCGCGCACCCTGCCCGCATCGCTCGATGATTTCGTACTACTGGATACGGCCGAGCGCCGTGCGCGCCACGGTGGCCGGGGCCTGACCCTGCCGCCGGCGCTGTCCGACTGGCTGCAGCAGATCGACCTGCGCGCTCCGACCTGCGCAGCCACGCTCGCCGGGGTCGCCGCCGATATGGCGAGCCTGGCAGGAGCGCGTGCATGA
- a CDS encoding glucosamine inositolphosphorylceramide transferase family protein, translating to MADGAHRLKRSRLHREPVGPALRVVVLLGARRGPRWLAESLAALQECPFLDVTVLRTGESVAQLRHRTFDTYLALDARLAGPMRTILEETPLLGECVDAPALDGVAGATGCCVASDDARAAIRQHQPDVLLIIGHAPPHPDLAALATTTWTLDADATSSLRCGAWMLPAFRAGHVSATVGLRVHDAGRDAWILLEPGVISVAQISFTRHRAYQLQKAPAQLTRALRRLACGQPPRAAVAEPGAALPGPLQTGWLGMCLLARGLRRHFYRPLRRESWSIALRRSQTGIDPADPHFSPDRVLHPPRGWFWADPAPVHHEGRFYILVEAYHHRTRRGEIHTLELDDALNVVRIERTLQRPYHLSYPHLLEWQGRSCLVMESALAERVELLGAVTFPSQWQSLGQLLNGWRVVDATLIAHDGRWWMFACVAETVFNDDGREWNELFLFHAPSPEGPWTPHAQNPVCSDVHRARPAGPLFVRDGRLIRPGQDCAAEYGRAIVFHEIRVLDPERYEECVLGTLEPTWAGGLRGCHTYARHGDIDVVDVKHLTARVPVGAAPFPAETKP from the coding sequence ATGGCTGACGGTGCGCATCGGCTGAAGCGTTCGCGTCTGCACCGGGAACCGGTTGGTCCGGCGCTTCGCGTCGTGGTGCTCCTGGGTGCGCGGCGTGGTCCACGCTGGCTCGCCGAATCCCTGGCGGCATTGCAGGAGTGCCCGTTCCTGGATGTCACCGTGCTGCGCACGGGCGAATCCGTCGCACAACTGAGGCATCGCACGTTCGATACCTACCTGGCGCTCGACGCGCGCCTGGCCGGCCCGATGCGCACGATCCTGGAAGAAACCCCCCTGCTGGGCGAGTGCGTCGACGCTCCTGCGCTGGACGGCGTCGCTGGTGCGACCGGCTGCTGCGTGGCATCTGATGACGCCCGGGCAGCGATCCGGCAGCACCAACCCGACGTGTTGCTGATCATCGGCCATGCACCGCCGCACCCGGACCTGGCCGCACTGGCAACCACGACCTGGACGCTCGATGCGGACGCCACCTCGTCCCTGCGCTGCGGCGCGTGGATGCTGCCGGCATTCCGCGCCGGCCACGTGAGCGCCACGGTCGGACTGCGCGTCCACGATGCGGGCCGCGACGCGTGGATCCTGCTCGAACCGGGCGTCATCAGCGTGGCGCAGATCAGTTTCACGCGCCACCGCGCCTACCAGCTGCAGAAGGCGCCGGCGCAACTGACCCGCGCGCTGCGGCGACTGGCATGCGGACAGCCACCGCGCGCGGCCGTCGCCGAGCCCGGGGCTGCGCTGCCCGGTCCGTTGCAGACCGGCTGGCTCGGCATGTGTCTGCTTGCGCGCGGGTTGCGCCGGCACTTCTACCGTCCGCTGCGTCGCGAATCCTGGAGTATCGCGCTGCGACGCAGCCAGACCGGAATTGATCCGGCAGATCCCCACTTCTCGCCCGACCGGGTGCTCCACCCGCCGCGAGGCTGGTTCTGGGCAGATCCGGCTCCCGTGCATCACGAAGGCCGGTTCTACATCCTGGTCGAGGCCTACCACCACCGCACGCGCCGCGGCGAAATCCATACGCTGGAACTGGACGATGCGCTCAATGTCGTGCGCATCGAGCGGACGCTGCAACGCCCGTATCACCTTTCCTATCCGCACCTGCTGGAATGGCAGGGCCGCTCCTGCCTGGTGATGGAATCGGCACTGGCCGAGCGCGTGGAATTGCTCGGAGCCGTCACCTTCCCCAGCCAGTGGCAATCGCTCGGCCAACTGCTCAACGGATGGCGCGTCGTCGACGCCACCCTGATTGCGCACGACGGCCGCTGGTGGATGTTTGCCTGCGTGGCCGAAACCGTCTTCAACGACGATGGCCGCGAATGGAACGAGCTGTTCCTGTTCCATGCGCCATCGCCGGAAGGCCCATGGACCCCGCATGCACAAAATCCCGTCTGCAGCGATGTCCACCGGGCACGCCCCGCCGGGCCCCTGTTCGTGCGCGACGGCCGCCTGATCCGGCCCGGCCAGGACTGCGCCGCCGAATACGGCCGCGCCATCGTCTTTCACGAGATCCGCGTCCTCGATCCCGAACGCTACGAAGAGTGCGTGCTCGGAACACTGGAGCCCACCTGGGCTGGCGGATTGCGCGGCTGCCACACCTATGCCCGCCACGGCGATATCGACGTGGTCGACGTCAAGCACCTGACGGCACGCGTCCCGGTCGGCGCGGCGCCTTTCCCTGCGGAGACCAAGCCATGA
- the galE gene encoding UDP-glucose 4-epimerase GalE has protein sequence MSKAKILVTGGAGYIGSHVVAQLLEAGEEVVVLDNLSTGFREAVLGGELIIGDVGDTELVSNLLRQYPIDTVMHFAARTIVPESVSDPLRYYATNTGATRNLLACCARADIRHIVFSSTAAVYGVPQGGHACEETPTNPINPYGTSKLMSEWMLRDLAASCAMRYVALRYFNVAGCDGRGRIGQSTAKATLLMKVAAEAAIGVRPHVAIYGTDYPTADGTGVRDYIHVDDLAAAHLAALAYLRDGGASAVLNAGYGHGYSVREVLSAMSRAHGQSIPVLEQDRRAGDPPELIARCARIRDTLGWIPRLDDLDLIARSALAWEKRLAARRAS, from the coding sequence ATGAGCAAAGCAAAGATCCTGGTCACCGGCGGTGCCGGCTACATCGGCAGCCATGTGGTCGCCCAGCTGCTGGAGGCCGGCGAAGAAGTCGTCGTGCTGGACAACCTGAGCACCGGCTTTCGCGAAGCCGTGCTGGGCGGCGAACTGATCATCGGTGATGTCGGCGATACGGAACTGGTATCCAACCTGCTGCGCCAGTACCCGATTGACACGGTGATGCATTTCGCGGCCCGCACCATCGTGCCCGAATCGGTCAGCGATCCACTGCGCTACTACGCGACCAATACCGGCGCGACGCGCAACCTGCTCGCCTGTTGTGCGCGGGCGGACATCCGGCACATCGTGTTTTCCTCGACCGCAGCAGTGTACGGCGTTCCCCAGGGCGGCCATGCCTGCGAGGAGACGCCGACCAATCCGATCAACCCCTACGGCACGTCCAAACTCATGAGCGAGTGGATGCTGCGCGATCTGGCGGCCAGCTGCGCCATGCGCTATGTCGCGCTGCGCTACTTCAACGTCGCCGGCTGCGACGGCCGCGGACGCATCGGCCAATCCACGGCGAAGGCGACCCTGCTGATGAAGGTCGCTGCGGAAGCCGCGATCGGCGTGCGGCCGCATGTGGCGATCTACGGCACGGACTACCCCACCGCCGACGGCACCGGCGTGCGCGACTACATCCACGTTGACGACCTCGCCGCCGCACACCTGGCCGCCCTGGCTTATCTGCGCGACGGCGGCGCCTCGGCGGTGCTCAACGCCGGCTACGGGCACGGCTACAGCGTGCGCGAAGTGCTCTCGGCCATGAGCCGGGCCCACGGCCAGTCCATCCCGGTGCTTGAGCAGGATCGCCGCGCCGGTGACCCACCCGAGCTGATCGCCCGCTGCGCCCGGATCCGCGATACGCTCGGCTGGATTCCGCGCCTGGACGACCTGGACCTGATCGCCCGCAGCGCGCTGGCCTGGGAAAAGCGGCTTGCCGCACGACGCGCCTCGTGA
- a CDS encoding VanZ family protein: MKSLFLRLSAVRIRPWVMAAVVSLAGLASLLVPLGEHPEWQPVFNFLHVPLFAGMAWLWTGLLRRQGSSRISASLRVAAAGIAIGIATELVQFVIPGRYGDLDDLVRDIAGLLIGILLGWMTPVTATDPAPTT; the protein is encoded by the coding sequence GTGAAATCGCTGTTCCTCAGGTTGTCTGCCGTTCGTATCCGCCCGTGGGTAATGGCCGCGGTTGTCTCGCTGGCGGGCCTGGCCTCCCTGCTGGTGCCACTCGGCGAGCATCCCGAATGGCAGCCGGTGTTCAATTTCCTGCATGTGCCCCTGTTCGCAGGTATGGCCTGGCTGTGGACGGGCCTGCTGCGACGGCAGGGCAGCTCGCGCATCAGCGCATCCCTGCGTGTCGCCGCCGCGGGGATTGCCATCGGGATCGCGACAGAGCTGGTGCAGTTCGTCATTCCGGGCCGCTACGGCGATCTGGATGACCTCGTGCGCGACATCGCCGGTCTCCTCATCGGCATCCTGCTGGGCTGGATGACGCCGGTCACCGCAACGGATCCGGCACCCACCACCTGA
- a CDS encoding DUF3224 domain-containing protein, with the protein MNHTIQGLFDVSLVAQPTAEDASGAILGRRSIDKRYHGELDATSRGEMLSAGSPQTGSAGYVAIEKVTGTLGGRRGSFYLQHSGTMSRGDHALQIIVIPDSGTDELVGLRGRMGIRIADGKHYYDFDYSLDPPQDQQD; encoded by the coding sequence ATGAATCACACTATCCAAGGTCTGTTCGACGTTTCCCTGGTTGCCCAGCCAACCGCAGAGGACGCCAGTGGCGCTATCCTCGGTCGGCGCAGTATCGATAAGCGTTATCACGGCGAGCTGGATGCTACCAGCCGCGGCGAGATGCTCAGTGCCGGTTCGCCGCAGACCGGATCGGCCGGCTATGTCGCGATCGAAAAAGTGACCGGAACTCTCGGCGGCCGGCGCGGTTCGTTCTATCTGCAGCACAGCGGCACGATGTCGCGCGGCGACCACGCGCTGCAGATCATCGTGATCCCGGATTCGGGGACGGACGAGCTGGTCGGGCTGCGCGGCAGGATGGGTATCCGGATCGCTGACGGCAAGCATTACTACGATTTCGACTACAGCCTGGACCCGCCGCAGGATCAGCAGGACTGA
- a CDS encoding AraC family transcriptional regulator produces MTGVGKARGILRRQLPPEQMMHWRVAPDPALAFFVEHFWMVRWDLPDHPPQLQETLPHPNVHLVVEAGQSGIYGVHTRRYSRLLEGRGRAFGVKFRPAGFQSFLRKPLSNLANCHVAIDAVFGDAGRAIERALLDSEDTALVPLAEAFFQARRPTPDTVAESINDLVARIARTPSMTTVASVLGHTMFPLRQLQRHFRHYVGVSPKWVINRYRLHEAVERLANASAADWTRLAHDLGYFDQAHFIRDFKRLTGRTPGAFVRAEGKRR; encoded by the coding sequence GTGACCGGCGTTGGCAAAGCCCGCGGCATCCTGCGCCGGCAGCTGCCGCCCGAACAGATGATGCATTGGCGCGTGGCGCCCGACCCGGCACTGGCATTTTTCGTGGAACATTTCTGGATGGTGCGCTGGGACTTGCCGGACCATCCGCCACAGCTGCAGGAAACCTTGCCGCATCCCAACGTGCACCTGGTGGTCGAAGCGGGCCAGTCCGGGATCTACGGCGTCCACACCCGACGCTACTCACGCCTGTTGGAGGGACGCGGCCGTGCCTTCGGCGTGAAGTTCCGACCCGCTGGATTCCAGTCGTTCCTGCGTAAACCGCTCAGCAACCTGGCCAATTGCCACGTCGCGATTGACGCCGTGTTCGGCGACGCTGGCCGCGCCATCGAGCGCGCCCTGCTCGACAGCGAGGACACCGCGCTCGTGCCACTTGCCGAGGCGTTCTTCCAGGCGCGCCGCCCCACGCCCGATACGGTGGCCGAATCGATCAACGACCTGGTCGCGCGGATCGCCCGGACCCCGTCAATGACAACCGTGGCGTCCGTGCTCGGTCACACCATGTTCCCGCTCCGGCAATTGCAGCGTCACTTCCGCCACTATGTCGGCGTAAGCCCGAAATGGGTCATCAACCGCTACCGGCTGCATGAAGCCGTGGAAAGACTGGCCAACGCATCAGCGGCCGACTGGACGCGCCTGGCACACGACCTGGGCTATTTCGATCAGGCCCACTTCATTCGCGACTTCAAGCGCTTGACCGGGCGCACTCCCGGCGCATTCGTCCGCGCGGAAGGCAAGCGTCGCTAG
- a CDS encoding HU family DNA-binding protein has product MNKQELVNAIAEDTGTTKAAAEAALNSFIAQVSKTLKNNESVVLAGFGTFEVRSRAARSGRNPQTGATIEIAASKVPAFKPGAALKKEVNG; this is encoded by the coding sequence ATGAACAAGCAAGAACTGGTCAACGCCATCGCCGAGGACACCGGCACCACCAAGGCTGCCGCCGAAGCCGCCCTGAACAGCTTCATCGCCCAGGTCTCGAAGACCCTCAAGAACAACGAATCGGTGGTTCTGGCCGGTTTTGGCACGTTCGAAGTGCGTTCGCGCGCTGCCCGCAGCGGCCGCAATCCGCAGACCGGTGCCACGATCGAAATCGCCGCCAGCAAGGTGCCGGCGTTCAAGCCGGGCGCTGCGCTCAAGAAAGAAGTCAACGGCTGA
- a CDS encoding GIY-YIG nuclease family protein: protein MTPRIQRDDARPRAVSRGRAYVYVAPCRFEDILKLGFSRDPLDRFQTLHRRYYEFFDLDRALLIELDSVKEARGIEQRLGSGIIAHSAPAPLIIPPGAAGHTEWYRGAYDVLAGGGVADCLREGHTVHVPVAPWLRHRLLQQGDRLYGWCDQMLDAIGQHGGDNSPAVPLAPLERTLVDALDAYAALDIPLAPLVTPRILNWHATARRRSRA from the coding sequence ATGACGCCGCGAATACAACGTGACGATGCGCGTCCGCGCGCCGTCAGCCGGGGCCGCGCCTACGTGTACGTGGCGCCCTGCCGTTTCGAGGACATCCTCAAGCTGGGGTTCTCCCGCGACCCGCTGGACCGTTTCCAGACACTGCACCGCCGATACTACGAGTTCTTCGACCTCGATCGCGCCCTGCTCATCGAACTGGATTCGGTCAAGGAAGCCCGGGGTATCGAACAGCGCCTGGGATCCGGGATTATCGCCCATAGTGCGCCGGCACCGCTAATCATCCCACCCGGAGCCGCGGGCCATACCGAATGGTACCGGGGCGCCTATGACGTGCTGGCAGGTGGTGGCGTCGCAGACTGCCTGCGGGAGGGCCATACGGTTCACGTTCCGGTGGCGCCGTGGCTGCGTCACCGTCTCCTGCAGCAGGGCGACCGTCTGTACGGCTGGTGCGATCAGATGCTCGACGCCATCGGCCAGCACGGCGGGGACAACTCACCCGCCGTACCACTGGCCCCCTTGGAGAGGACGTTGGTCGACGCGCTGGATGCCTACGCGGCCCTCGACATCCCGCTGGCCCCGCTGGTGACGCCGCGGATCCTCAACTGGCATGCGACGGCGCGACGACGATCACGTGCTTAG